From Sporosarcina sp. 6E9, a single genomic window includes:
- the panF gene encoding sodium/pantothenate symporter, producing the protein MNISVIAPLIILIIAIFAIGLISSRKMQSDKGFLQNYFLGGRELGGFVLAMTMVATYGSASSFLGGPGTAYTVGFGWVLLAMTQVVTGYFVLLILGKKFAILARKYNAVTMIDFLKVRYNSPAVAILSAVAIIIFLFSAMTAQWVGGGRLIESLTGLKYTSALFIFAISVLVYVVIGGFRAVAVTDAVQGAIMVIGTLVLLIGVIIAGGGVPTIMQDLLNENPRLVTPFGADGSLTAAYVSSFWILVGVGVVALPQMAVRAMSYKNSRSMHRALIIGTLVTGFIMLNMHLIGIFARPVLPGIDVGDKVIPLLALEVLPPWLAGLVLAAPMAAIMSTVDSLLLLVSSAIVKDVYLNFIKPDAKEKTVKWMSFGVTAILGIIVFLLALQPPELLIFLNLFSFGGLEAAFIWPVVMGLYWKYGNKYGAIASMITGMVTYIALHFYNEANGFLFGVHTVTFPIVFSFVAYVAFSLLIKKKEFVY; encoded by the coding sequence CATTAATCATCCTAATCATTGCGATTTTCGCAATCGGTTTGATTTCATCTAGAAAAATGCAATCGGACAAAGGTTTCCTGCAAAATTATTTCCTAGGCGGCCGCGAACTCGGCGGTTTCGTCCTAGCGATGACAATGGTTGCCACATACGGAAGCGCATCGAGTTTCCTCGGAGGTCCCGGTACCGCCTATACGGTCGGATTTGGTTGGGTCTTACTCGCCATGACTCAAGTCGTCACGGGATATTTCGTACTTCTAATTCTAGGAAAGAAATTCGCAATACTAGCACGAAAATACAATGCAGTAACGATGATTGACTTCTTAAAAGTTCGCTATAACAGCCCAGCTGTCGCGATTTTATCAGCAGTTGCCATTATTATATTTTTATTTTCTGCTATGACTGCGCAGTGGGTCGGTGGCGGTCGTCTCATCGAATCGCTCACCGGACTTAAATACACATCCGCGCTCTTCATTTTCGCGATTTCAGTCCTCGTATATGTCGTCATCGGCGGTTTCCGCGCGGTTGCGGTAACGGATGCCGTACAAGGAGCAATCATGGTCATCGGAACGCTAGTGTTACTCATTGGCGTCATTATCGCAGGCGGCGGCGTGCCAACCATCATGCAAGATTTGTTGAATGAAAACCCGCGTCTCGTCACGCCATTCGGTGCGGATGGAAGTCTAACAGCGGCCTACGTTTCCTCTTTCTGGATATTAGTCGGTGTCGGCGTCGTCGCGCTCCCGCAAATGGCCGTGCGCGCAATGAGTTACAAAAACTCTCGCTCCATGCACCGCGCACTTATCATCGGAACGCTCGTCACGGGATTCATTATGCTAAACATGCATTTAATCGGGATTTTCGCACGTCCTGTTTTACCAGGAATCGACGTCGGCGACAAAGTAATTCCGCTGCTGGCGCTCGAAGTATTACCGCCATGGCTTGCGGGTCTCGTTCTAGCAGCCCCAATGGCAGCCATCATGTCGACTGTGGATTCACTACTTTTGCTTGTTAGTTCAGCAATTGTCAAAGATGTCTATTTGAACTTTATCAAACCAGACGCGAAAGAGAAAACCGTTAAATGGATGAGTTTCGGCGTAACAGCAATTCTCGGAATCATCGTATTCCTACTTGCATTACAGCCACCTGAACTCTTAATATTCTTGAATTTATTCTCATTCGGAGGACTCGAAGCCGCCTTCATCTGGCCAGTCGTCATGGGCCTCTATTGGAAATACGGCAACAAATACGGCGCAATCGCCTCGATGATTACAGGAATGGTTACCTACATCGCGCTCCATTTTTACAACGAAGCAAATGGATTCTTATTCGGCGTACACACCGTCACATTCCCAATTGTCTTCTCGTTCGTCGCGTATGTAGCCTTCAGCTTGCTAATTAAAAAGAAAGAATTTGTGTACTAA